From Bufo gargarizans isolate SCDJY-AF-19 chromosome 10, ASM1485885v1, whole genome shotgun sequence, the proteins below share one genomic window:
- the LOC122920208 gene encoding protein kinase C delta type-like yields MPYSPFQSPVEIICGLQFLHTRGIIHRDIKPANILMDSAGHLKIADFGLAMMNIFGDKKISEYAGTLRYMAPEILLQKPYNTAVDWFSAGVMIYEMATGKYPFYAGILPGTIEKSLINDVPTYPKGLNPQARDFIVGLLNKSPESRQVVVHNIREHPFFMEINWTDIEGAGARPPFQLGPPPVMTLTKIDDILSSTEANKSPMAERDQQLFCGFTFANENWQVIKPIKEPFIRPRRTFGRFVRETIRRIWRKMKNWK; encoded by the exons ATGCCCTATTCACCGTTCCAGTCACCAG TTGAGATCATCTGTGGGCTGCAGTTTCTCCACACCAGAGGCATCATACACAGGGACATAAAACCAGCCAATATCTTAATGGACAGCGCCGGTCACTTGAAGATCGCCGATTTTGGTCTTGCCATGATGAACATCTTTGGGGATAAGAAGATCTCAGAATATGCCGGAACTCTTAGATACATGGCACCTGAG ATTCTTCTACAGAAGCCCTACAACACGGCAGTGGACTGGTTCTCAGCTGGTGTGATGATATATGAGATGGCTACTGGCAAATATCCATTCTATGCCGGTATACTTCCTGGAACTATCGAAAAGTCACTGATCAATGATGTTCCCACCTACCCAAAAGGACTCAATCCCCAAGCCAGAGACTTTATAGTGGGG CTCTTAAACAAGTCCCCAGAGAGTCGCCAGGTAGTGGTACATAACATCAGGGAACATCCGTTTTTCATGGAAATCAACTGGACAGATATAGAGGGAGCAGGAGCTCGTCCACCATTCCAACTAGGACCA CCACCAGTGATGACATTGACAAAAATTGATGACATCCTGTCCTCCACCGAAGCCAATAAGTCACCAATGGCTGAAAGAGATCAACAACTGTTCTGTGGATTCACATTTGCCAATGAGAACTGGCAGGTCATAAAGCCAATTAAAGAACCTTtcatacgaccacgcag AACGTTTGGCAGATTTGTGAGAGAGACCATCCGCAGGATCTGGAGGAAGATGAAAAACTGGAAGTAA